From Alienimonas californiensis, a single genomic window includes:
- a CDS encoding 3' terminal RNA ribose 2'-O-methyltransferase Hen1 yields the protein MFLSLATTAPRAADLGFLLQKHPERTFRRELSVGVATVFYPEATDERCEVCLLLEPDPVKLAREAMKHGGSGGGPNSGGYADAKPYLAGSLLSVAIGRCFNSALGGRAKDRVERLTEDWPLTITLPALACRGGPEAVRAAWEPLGYDCDVAALPLDPERPTWGDAAVCRVTLTGAQPIPAVLNHLAVLLPALEGDRHHYVGDAEVEKLLRRGGEWLATHPHRDRLVAFSLKRRGSLVADALEQLDELAESAAPTAAEAPAAPPAADSPRGPRLHEQRLDAIVGVLTESARGIASVADLGCGEGKLLRRLIDEPRFDRLIGMDVSAPLLARTADRLHLDRSGLRDRVALIQGSLTLRDDRLSGFDAAVLCEVIEHLDPHRLDAVAASVFGCAAPGTVVLTTPNREYNAAWETLPAGAFRHGDHRFEWTRAEFAAWTDAVAARYRYAVERRPLGEDHPELGPPSQLAIFTRQGERGA from the coding sequence GTGTTCCTCTCCCTCGCAACCACCGCCCCGCGGGCCGCGGATCTCGGCTTTCTACTTCAGAAGCACCCGGAGCGGACGTTTCGGCGGGAGCTGTCCGTCGGCGTCGCGACCGTCTTCTACCCGGAGGCGACGGACGAGCGTTGCGAGGTCTGCCTGCTGCTCGAACCGGACCCGGTCAAACTGGCCCGGGAGGCGATGAAACACGGCGGGTCCGGCGGCGGCCCGAACAGCGGCGGCTACGCCGACGCCAAGCCGTACCTCGCCGGGAGCCTGCTGTCGGTGGCGATCGGGCGGTGCTTCAACTCGGCCCTCGGCGGGCGGGCGAAGGACCGGGTCGAACGACTGACCGAGGACTGGCCGCTGACGATCACGCTCCCCGCGCTGGCCTGCCGCGGCGGACCGGAGGCGGTGCGAGCTGCCTGGGAACCGCTGGGCTACGACTGCGACGTCGCCGCCCTCCCGCTGGACCCGGAGCGGCCGACGTGGGGCGACGCGGCCGTCTGCCGCGTCACGCTGACCGGCGCCCAACCGATTCCCGCGGTCCTCAACCACCTCGCCGTGCTGCTCCCGGCGTTGGAGGGCGACCGGCACCACTACGTCGGCGACGCGGAAGTCGAAAAGCTGCTTCGCCGCGGCGGGGAGTGGCTGGCGACGCACCCGCACCGCGACCGGCTCGTCGCCTTCAGCCTGAAGCGACGCGGTTCTCTGGTCGCCGACGCTCTCGAACAGCTGGACGAACTCGCCGAGTCCGCGGCTCCGACAGCCGCAGAGGCGCCCGCGGCCCCACCCGCCGCCGACAGCCCAAGGGGACCCCGGCTTCACGAACAACGCCTCGACGCCATTGTCGGCGTGCTGACCGAATCGGCCCGCGGGATCGCCTCCGTCGCCGACCTCGGCTGCGGAGAAGGAAAACTGCTCCGCCGGTTGATCGACGAACCGCGTTTCGACCGGCTGATCGGGATGGATGTCTCCGCCCCGCTACTGGCCCGCACCGCGGACCGCCTGCACCTGGACCGCAGCGGGTTGCGGGATCGCGTCGCCCTCATACAGGGTTCCCTCACCCTGCGGGACGACCGGCTGAGCGGGTTCGACGCCGCCGTGCTGTGCGAGGTGATCGAACACCTCGACCCGCACCGGCTGGACGCCGTCGCCGCGAGCGTGTTCGGCTGCGCCGCCCCCGGCACGGTCGTGCTCACCACGCCGAATCGGGAGTACAACGCCGCTTGGGAAACCCTGCCCGCGGGCGCCTTCCGACACGGCGACCACCGGTTCGAATGGACCCGGGCGGAGTTCGCCGCCTGGACGGACGCCGTCGCCGCCCGCTACCGCTACGCCGTGGAGCGACGTCCCCTTGGCGAGGACCATCCGGAGCTCGGCCCGCCGTCGCAGCTGGCGATCTTCACCCGCCAGGGCGAGCGGGGGGCGTGA
- a CDS encoding polynucleotide kinase-phosphatase, translating to MNIELPDLSLVCLVGASGAGKSTFAQRHFRPTEVLSSDAFRGWVADDEADQSATADAFAALFHLAGVRLGRGRLTVIDATHARRADREKAIVLAREHHAVPVAIALAPPVEVCLQRHADRQDREFAARVIRDQSRTVERSLKHLRKEGFRRTWVLREPEQIDAATVERVPLDCRRHADDRGPFDLIGDVHGCREELIELLDALGYQPAGDAGFAHPARRKAVFLGDLCDRGPDSAGVFRTAMAMCGAGHAYAVPGNHDVRLLRALRGRNVHRTHGLEETLTQFDSLPDSERESLGESTVRFIDDLPSHLVLDGGRLVAAHAGLPEVMHGRAGGAAREFCLYGQTTGRLTEEGFPARLDWAADYAGAAAVVHGHVAVNAAVWRNNVLNLDTGCVFGGRLSALRWPEREIVSVPAHRTHSERSSPLPSPFPDDPAGGSLPDAADLLGKSGHETGLMGRITVRAEQSAAALETMARHGVDPRWLVHLPPTMSPCGTARREGFLEHPAEAFADYAAAGVKEVVCEEKHMGSRAMLVVCRDAATAAERFGVTDGSLGECWTRTGRRFFNDPAVHEAFLARVRDAATAAGLWEELASGWLCLDAELLPWNLKADALIRGAFAPTAAAGLAATDAAAEALERATARGVDLADDAARLRGRHDDLLRYRDALRQYVAEANGLDGVRLAPFHLLAHERSVNHTRPHRWHLERLDRLCEADAGLFLRTDRRFLDPSDPAAVEAATAWWEERTAAGGEGMVVKPADFTVREGRKLLQPGVKVRGREYLRLIYGPHYLDPANLKRLRDRSLGRKRGLALREFALGVESLTRFVNREPLRRVHPPVFAVLALESEPVDPRL from the coding sequence ATGAACATCGAACTGCCCGACCTGTCGCTCGTCTGCCTGGTGGGGGCCAGCGGGGCGGGGAAATCGACGTTCGCCCAGCGCCATTTCCGCCCGACGGAGGTGTTGAGCAGCGACGCCTTCCGCGGCTGGGTGGCGGATGACGAGGCGGATCAGTCCGCGACCGCCGACGCCTTCGCCGCCCTGTTCCACCTCGCCGGCGTTCGCCTGGGACGCGGCCGGCTGACGGTGATCGACGCCACCCACGCCCGCCGGGCGGACCGCGAAAAGGCGATCGTCTTGGCCCGCGAACATCACGCGGTTCCCGTGGCGATCGCGCTGGCCCCGCCGGTGGAGGTCTGCCTTCAGCGGCACGCCGACCGACAGGACCGGGAGTTCGCCGCGCGGGTGATCCGCGACCAGAGCCGCACTGTCGAACGCAGCCTCAAGCATCTGCGGAAGGAAGGCTTTCGCCGCACCTGGGTCCTGCGGGAGCCGGAGCAGATCGACGCCGCGACTGTGGAGCGCGTGCCGCTGGACTGCCGCCGGCACGCAGACGACCGCGGGCCGTTCGACCTGATCGGAGACGTGCACGGCTGCAGGGAGGAACTGATCGAACTGCTCGATGCTCTTGGCTATCAGCCGGCCGGCGACGCCGGGTTCGCCCACCCGGCGCGGCGGAAGGCGGTGTTCCTCGGCGACCTCTGCGACCGCGGGCCGGACAGCGCCGGCGTGTTTCGCACGGCGATGGCGATGTGCGGTGCCGGCCACGCCTACGCCGTGCCGGGCAACCACGACGTGAGACTGCTCCGGGCACTGCGCGGCAGGAACGTGCATCGAACGCACGGCCTGGAAGAGACATTGACTCAATTTGACTCCCTGCCGGACTCCGAGCGGGAGTCCCTGGGGGAGTCAACGGTTCGCTTCATCGACGATCTGCCGTCGCACCTCGTGCTGGACGGGGGAAGGCTAGTCGCGGCGCATGCCGGGTTGCCCGAGGTCATGCACGGCCGGGCCGGCGGGGCGGCGCGCGAGTTCTGCCTCTACGGCCAGACGACCGGGCGGCTGACGGAGGAGGGGTTCCCCGCGCGCCTCGACTGGGCCGCAGACTACGCCGGGGCCGCGGCGGTGGTGCACGGGCACGTCGCCGTCAACGCGGCGGTGTGGCGGAACAACGTGCTGAACCTCGACACCGGCTGCGTGTTCGGCGGCCGACTATCCGCCCTGCGGTGGCCGGAGCGGGAGATCGTCAGCGTCCCGGCGCACCGCACGCACTCCGAACGGTCGTCGCCGCTGCCCTCGCCGTTTCCCGACGACCCCGCCGGCGGCTCCCTGCCGGACGCCGCCGACCTGCTGGGCAAAAGCGGACACGAGACGGGGCTGATGGGCCGCATCACCGTCCGGGCGGAGCAGTCCGCCGCGGCGTTGGAGACGATGGCCCGCCACGGCGTCGACCCGCGGTGGCTGGTGCACCTCCCGCCGACGATGAGCCCCTGCGGGACCGCGAGGCGTGAGGGATTCCTCGAACACCCCGCCGAGGCGTTCGCCGACTATGCCGCCGCCGGGGTGAAAGAGGTCGTGTGCGAGGAGAAGCACATGGGCAGCCGGGCCATGCTGGTCGTCTGCCGCGACGCGGCGACCGCCGCGGAACGCTTTGGCGTGACGGACGGCTCCCTCGGCGAGTGCTGGACCCGCACCGGCCGACGGTTCTTCAACGATCCGGCGGTGCACGAGGCCTTCTTGGCCCGGGTGCGGGACGCGGCGACGGCGGCGGGACTGTGGGAGGAACTGGCGTCTGGCTGGCTCTGCCTCGACGCGGAGTTGCTGCCGTGGAACCTGAAGGCGGACGCCCTGATCCGCGGCGCCTTCGCCCCGACGGCCGCGGCCGGGCTGGCCGCGACCGACGCCGCCGCGGAGGCGCTCGAAAGGGCGACGGCCCGCGGAGTCGACCTCGCCGACGACGCGGCCCGGCTCCGCGGACGGCACGACGACCTGCTCCGCTACCGGGACGCCCTTCGGCAGTACGTCGCGGAGGCGAACGGGCTGGACGGCGTGCGGCTCGCCCCGTTCCACCTGCTCGCCCATGAACGCAGCGTGAACCACACGCGACCGCACCGCTGGCACCTCGAACGGCTGGACCGGCTGTGCGAGGCGGACGCCGGGCTGTTCCTCCGCACGGACCGGCGGTTTCTCGACCCGTCGGACCCGGCCGCGGTCGAGGCGGCGACGGCCTGGTGGGAAGAACGAACCGCCGCGGGCGGGGAGGGGATGGTGGTCAAACCGGCGGACTTCACCGTCCGGGAGGGCCGTAAACTCCTGCAACCCGGCGTGAAGGTGCGGGGCCGGGAGTACCTGCGGCTGATCTACGGACCGCACTACCTTGATCCGGCGAACCTGAAGCGCCTGCGGGACCGCTCGCTGGGCCGCAAGCGGGGGCTGGCCCTGCGAGAGTTCGCCCTCGGCGTGGAGTCGCTGACGCGGTTCGTGAACCGTGAGCCGCTCCGCCGGGTCCATCCGCCGGTCTTCGCCGTGCTGGCGCTGGAAAGCGAGCCGGTCGACCCGCGGCTGTAG
- a CDS encoding nucleotidyltransferase domain-containing protein, translated as MRSPLFDRQILRVVIGSRAYGLDDEGSDTDRRGVFLPPAAAHWSLEGVPDVLRDDDQEEMAWELARFLRLALKGNPTVLEVLFTPLVEYATPLGRELLGLRTAFLSKRLHGTCGGYADQQFAKLQRRADAHRPLNWKHAAHCLRLLATGAKALAGDGFPVSVGPHRDVLLSVRRGEKSLEEVDDLAAEWRSGLDRALRNSPLPDEPDAAAVDAFLIHARRRAADSDALP; from the coding sequence ATGCGTTCCCCGCTGTTCGATCGTCAGATCCTGCGGGTCGTCATCGGCTCTCGGGCCTACGGACTGGACGACGAGGGCAGCGACACGGACCGCCGCGGCGTCTTCCTGCCCCCCGCGGCGGCCCACTGGTCGCTGGAGGGCGTGCCGGATGTGCTTCGGGACGACGACCAGGAGGAGATGGCCTGGGAACTGGCCCGCTTCCTGCGGCTGGCGCTGAAGGGAAACCCGACCGTGTTGGAGGTCCTGTTCACGCCGTTGGTGGAGTACGCCACGCCGCTGGGGCGGGAACTGCTCGGGCTACGGACGGCGTTCCTCTCGAAACGGCTGCACGGCACCTGCGGGGGATACGCCGATCAGCAGTTCGCCAAGCTGCAACGCCGAGCGGACGCGCACCGGCCGCTGAACTGGAAGCACGCCGCCCACTGCCTGCGACTGCTGGCGACGGGTGCGAAGGCGTTGGCCGGCGATGGGTTCCCGGTCTCTGTCGGCCCCCATCGCGACGTGCTGCTGAGCGTGCGGCGAGGGGAGAAATCATTGGAGGAGGTGGACGACCTTGCGGCGGAGTGGCGGTCCGGCCTCGATCGGGCCCTCCGGAACAGCCCGTTGCCGGACGAGCCGGACGCCGCCGCGGTCGACGCTTTCCTCATTCACGCCCGCCGCCGCGCCGCCGACTCGGACGCCCTGCCGTGA
- a CDS encoding nucleotidyltransferase domain-containing protein: MTPYPHDPTALPAVRAAVAEHPYPLAFATVSGAHLYGFPSADSDVDLRGVHLLPPGERVPRRRGKPRDTIDTTRVVGGLEIDLVTHDAAKFFALMLRPNGYVLEQVLSPLIVQGGPALDELRELAAGCVTRGHARHYLGFARTQRELLAKHDPPRLKPALYLYRVLLTGIHLMETGEVEANLPTLLATRQQAGVAELIERKRAGAEQEPLSAAEAAEHVTAFDRLRDELEVAQDRSTLPEEPTAAAGLDDLLRRLRTGAI, from the coding sequence GTGACGCCTTACCCCCACGACCCCACGGCGCTCCCCGCGGTGCGAGCCGCGGTCGCGGAACACCCGTACCCGCTGGCGTTCGCGACAGTCAGCGGGGCGCACCTGTACGGCTTCCCGTCGGCCGACAGCGACGTGGACCTCCGCGGCGTCCACCTCCTCCCGCCCGGCGAACGCGTCCCCCGCCGTCGCGGCAAACCGCGGGACACGATCGACACGACCCGGGTCGTGGGCGGGCTGGAGATCGACCTCGTCACACACGACGCCGCCAAGTTCTTCGCCCTGATGCTGCGGCCGAACGGGTACGTGCTGGAACAGGTCCTCTCGCCGCTGATCGTGCAGGGCGGGCCGGCGCTGGACGAACTGCGGGAACTGGCCGCCGGGTGCGTCACCCGCGGCCACGCCCGGCACTACCTCGGTTTCGCCCGCACCCAGCGGGAACTGCTCGCCAAGCACGACCCGCCGCGGCTCAAGCCGGCGCTGTACCTGTACCGTGTGCTGCTCACAGGGATCCATCTGATGGAAACCGGCGAGGTCGAGGCGAACCTGCCCACGCTACTGGCCACCCGTCAGCAGGCCGGGGTGGCGGAGTTGATCGAGCGAAAGCGGGCCGGGGCGGAACAGGAACCGCTGTCGGCCGCGGAGGCGGCGGAGCACGTGACGGCGTTCGACCGCCTGCGGGACGAACTCGAAGTCGCCCAGGACCGCTCGACCCTGCCGGAGGAACCGACAGCCGCCGCGGGGCTGGACGATCTGCTCCGGCGCCTGCGGACCGGGGCGATTTGA